In Weissella tructae, the DNA window TGGCTTTTCAGAATTATTATTCAACTGTTGTTTCAATGCACGCTTCAAAATCGTGTTAACTAACGTTGACTTACCTGATCCAGATACACCTGTCACAGAAACGAATTCACCTAATGGGAAGTTCACATTAACCTTCTTCAGATTATTTTCTGCGGCCCCCTTCAACACAAGTTTCTCACCCTTCCCCTTACGACGTGTTTCTGGTACGGGAATTAGCTTAACGCCAGACATATATTGTCCTGTTAGTGAATCTGGATTCGCTTCAATTTCTTGTGGTGTTCCAACGGCCATGATTTGACCACCGTGCGCTCCTGCACCAGGTCCCACATCAATGATATAGTCCGCGGCTTGCATTGTATCTTCATCGTGTTCAACCACAATCAATGTATTGCCTAAATCACGCATTGCTTTCAATGATCCAATTAAACGGTCATTATCACGTTGATGCAATCCAATTGACGGCTCGTCCAAAACATACATCACACCAGACAAGTTTGACCCAATTTGTGTCGCTAAACGAATACGTTGTGATTCACCACCAGACAATGTACGCGCTGAACGTGACAAGGTTAGATAATCCAACCCCACATTCTTCAAGAACTTCAGACGATCTGTGATCTCTTTAATAATCGGACGCGCAATTGCTTCGTCTTGTTCACTGAATGTCAAAGCCTCCATAAAGATCAATTCTTCATCAACCGGCCATGATACCAATTCACCGATGTTACTTGTCCCCACCTTAACAGACAGTGCTGCTTTGTTTAGACGGTAACCATGACATGTTGAACAAGGTAATTCATCCATATATGCACGCATTTGTTCACGGGTAACATCTGATGTTGATTCACGGAAACGACGGTTGATGTTGGTAATGATTCCTTCAAACGTTGTTTCAACATCACGTACACCACCAAAATCATTTTCATAGTGGAAATGGAATTCCTTATCTGACCCATGTAGAATTTGATGCTTTTGGTCATCATTCAAATCTTCATAAGGTACATCCATAGGAATATCATTTTGTTCTGCAAATTGACGTAACAGCTCAGGATAATAGTTTGATGAAATTGGATTCCAAGGCGCAATCGCCCCTTGCGCCAATGTCTTGGTCGTATCTGGCACAATACGGTCCACATCAACTTCCATTGTTTCCCCTAAACCATCACAGATTTCACAGGCACCAATTGGTGAGTTAAATGAAAACAATTGTGGCTCTAGTTTTCCAACTGCGTAGTTTTTTAACGGTCCCACATAGTGATCGGTAAACGTCAAAGAGTCCCCACCCTTTAGTACATCTACCGTTACAATACCTTCGGCCATACGTAATGCTGATTCAAAGGCTTCAAACAAACGGGCACGTGAACTTTCTTTTAAGACAATACGATCCACGACCACCGCGATATCATGATACTTATTCTTATCAAGTTTAATGTCTTCAGATACTTCCAACATCTCACCATCAACCATGACACGAACAAACCCTTCTTGCTTGATACGGTCTAATGTTGTTGCATGTGACCCACGCTTATGTTGAATAATTGGCGCCAAGATTTGCATCCGAGCACCTTCTTCTAATTTTTCATAAACTGTGTTAATCATTTGATCAATTGTTGGCTTAACAATTGTCCCGTCAGCCGGCGCATCCGGCTTTCCCACACGAGCAAATAACAAACGGTAATAGTCATTAATTTCTGTAACTGTCCCTACTGTTGAACGTGGATTTTTTGAAGTCGTCTTTTGATCAATAGAAATTGCTGGACTCAGCCCTTCAATTGAATCAACATCCGGCTTTTCCATTTGTCCCAAAAATTGGCGTGCATATGCTGATAGACTCTCAACATAACGACGTTGACCTTCTGCGTATAGTGTATCAAACGCCAACGAGCTTTTCCCTGAACCCGATAAACCAGTCACAACAACAAATTTATTTTTCGGAATATCAACCGATACATTCTTTAAATTGTGTGCTCTGGCACCATGTACCGAAATTAAATCATTTGACATGCCTGCCTCCTTCATGAACCTTTTTTATATGTACCTATTATAAACTAGTTTACGATATTATGTTAGGTTTTAACTAACCCCGCCTTAAAATCAGTGTAAATGGCGCTATTATCATGGACGATATGACAAAATAACGTATAATAGAAAACAATACCACTGAATTAAGGGAGCATATACATGCGCAATATCGATTCAAAACCATGGTCGTTTCGTTGGATTATGCAACGACTAGGTTCAGCTATCTTATTGATTGGTGCAGTTACCGCAGCCGCAGTTGCATTAACGACATTAATCATCGCAGTTGAAGAGTTAATCTCTCTGATTGTGTTACAACGCACAATCAATACCTATACAAATGTCTATGGAAATGCCTTTCAAACAGTCCTATGGCACTATCTAATTGTGTTTATTATCGTTGCATTCTGGGCTGCGCTAGACACTTTCGTGCCTGAGTCTAAGGATTAAGGCCTACTATTTTTATTTCATAAGAAAAACTTAAACTTTCAATATGATAAAGCATTCACAAAGTAAACCCACCGTTCACGCACCGTGAGTGCTTTTTTTCACAAAGTCACCCCCTACGTTTGACTCATCTGGTCTCCACCCCTTCAGAACCCCACCTTTTTCGTATCATTAGGAGTATACTGATGAGGTTAGTTTTTACTGGAGGAAATATATGGAGTTTTTAATGTTAGCCATTGCAATCGCCCTTCTTTTGGTGCTGATTGTTAAATGCAAGTTGAACACATTCGTGTCACTTATTATCACGGCCTTTGTTTTGGCCTTGCTACTTGGAATGGACCCAATGACTATTCCTGGCGCCGTCCTAGGGGACCAAGGTGTCGGAAACATTTTGGGATCAAACTCAGTTATCTTCATCTTTGGTGGAATGATTGGTCGTTTGGTTGCGGATGCTGGTGGTTCATACCGTATCGCTCGTACATTGATTAACTGGTTCGGTCTAAAGCGCCTACAATGGGCCGTTTTGATTGCATCATTCATCATCGGAATCTCAATGATTTTCGGTGTTGGAATGGTTCTTTTGATTCCTATTGTCTTCGCCGTTGCGATTGAAGCTAAGGTGCCATTGCTATACCTAGGTATCTCAATGACTGCTGCGCTATCATCAGCACAAGGATTCTTGCCACCACAACCAGCCCCAACTGCTGTTGCCACAGCCTTGGGTGCTAACATCGGTTTGATGTTGATGCTTGGTTTGGTTGTTGCCATTATCACTGCCATTGTTGGTGGACCTTTGTTCACTAAGTTGGCTCAAAAGTATGCACCTGAAGCTTTCGTTATGAAGGAAGAATTGCCTGCTATTGGCCCTGTTGAAGATTACGATCTAGAAAAGACACCTTCTTTCTGGTTGTCAGTTTTGACATCAATCTTCCCATTGATCTTTATGATTATCGCGACTGTCTACAAGATGATTTACACTGGTGGTGTTACACCAGCTAACCCAACTATGACAGACTCAATCATTGAATTCATGGCTAACCCTGCGGTTGCGATGACTGTATCATTGATTTTCGCTATCTTCTCAATGGGAATTTGGCAAAAGCGTGACATGACACAAGTTGGTGCTTCAATGAACGAAGCAATCAACGCCGTTGCCGGAATCTTGTTGATTGTCGGTGGTGGTGGTGCCTTGCGTGGTGTCTTGGTTACTTCTGGTTTCTCAGATACTGTTGCACAAATGTTCCAAACAAACGGTGACATGTCACCTGTTATGTTGATCTTGTTCGCTTGGGTTGTTACTGCTCTATTGCGTGTTTCTGTTGGATCAGCCACTGTTGCTGGTATGACAGCTGCTGGTATCTTGACTTCAGTTGTTGCCGCACAAGCAAACCCATTGATCGCTGTTTTGGTTGCCTTGTCTATCGGAGCTGGATCATTGGTTGCTTCTCACGTTAACGATGCTGGATTCTGGATCTTCAAAGAATTCTTCGACATCTCAATCAAGCAAACATTCCAAATCTGGACTGTACTAGAAACTGTTATCTCAGTTACTGGTTTGATTGTTATTATCGGATTAGCAATGTTGTTAGTATAAACATATAAAAACTACACCATACGAAAAGCCCCCGGCATTTGCCGAGGGCTTTTTTCATTATCTCATTATCATACAGATGGTTAACTGATTCATAATCCCATGCCATAATACTTCGTAAAAGCATTACAGGCTTATCATATCGAATCAATTGGAAACCACCCTATCACACCAAATTATCTATTTAGATTCGTATAAGCATTACTCCACATGGAGTATTATCTCCTATAGAAATAGATATAACGAATGCGGCGTAAGAATCTACTTACATCCACATATATCATCCAACATTGTCCTTTAGACAGGTATTGCTTACAAGATATACCAACTACCATAAAGTCCCTCACAAATTTCTAAAACACTTGTGTAGGGGTATTTCCACGAGCTAGTTTACTTGATACATTCTAATTTGTCGAGTCAATTTATCAAATAACTCTTCATAACTAGATAACATTTCTTTCACCTCAATAGATTTTTCATAAAATAAAAACCACAATAACTAAAGCTTTAACGCCTCGTTATTGTGGTGCTGAATATTAATTTCAACGTTAGGATAATACACTCCTAATCGCAAACAGTTTGGAAATCAGCCCCGATATAGAATCTGATTGGATACAGAGTGCAAGCATCCTCAGAGGCCTATTTATCATATTGTAATACCTTGAATTCTTCCTTTATGCGATCAAATTGTCGACGAGCAGTTGTCCGATGTATGTTAAGCAACTTACAGTAATCATTCATTAGATATCCCGGCGTAGTTAAATATAACTTCATCAACTGATATAAAACATCTTCTTTGTCCAACGTAGACATGTACGTTTCAAACATAGAACGTAAATTACATTGCTCCCATTCATCAGACACCATCACCGGTAATTCTTCTGACACGTCTACATACTCTTGATCTCGCGTATTTTTACGTAGACGATCGATTAAACGCCATTTCAGAAACTTAAATAATAGTTTATTCTCCGTTAGTGAAACCTCTGGATTTTCATTATAAGCGTTAAAAATCAAAATTAACAATTCTTGTTTATAATCCTGATAGTCTTGATGATGTCGTGATACGTGAACCACTGATAATACACCACCTGCTAACTTCATAGCCTTTTCAATATTCACAAATAGCCTCCTAAAAGTTACGAGGGCTGATTTCTGTCTATTATCATACTGTATGATTCCTATATTTGTCTACCATGGTTCCACATATTCTTTTATCAACGTTCGTTTTCGATAATCTACTTGGTCTTGTTTTCTTTCTTTCCACATTAATACCAAATCAAAATAATCATCATTCTTATCCAATACGGGTATTTTAAGTAATTCTGTAATAAACTCAATATCTTGATCTATTAACGGTATCTGGCTTCCAGACCATGCCCACGACATCGGTGTTAATGGTATTTCCAACAAATGTTCCACGTCAATATTTTGCTGTAATAAGAATTCCCAATAGTACAGTCTTTCTTCTAACGGTAATGTATTAACATAGTATCCAAAAAATCCTACAACAGATTTTTTATTATTTTTATGGGCTTTAATAAATGATTCTATTGCATATTTATAGTCCGCTGTTGATACATCATTATTTTGAGAAAACATACTTTTATATTCATCAAAAAACATGAACTCTGTTACTGCTAGGTTTAACACATCAGCTATTAATTTTTGACCATTTTTATGTTGCCATATACGTTCAAACATTATGCTCATGCGATCAGACAGACGAAAATGTTCATTTAAATACGAAATACATACAAGCGCGAAATTCTCATCTAGATTTAATATTTCCGAGAATAATTCACCTTGATAATCAAAATGATTACTACTTAACCCTTTAAGATACAACTCTTCCAAAACTTCCAAATTATCTTTAAATTTACTTACTAATAAATTTTCATTCATTCTAGAATCTAAAAATTGTCCCGCCATTTGATTTTCATATGTTGCGAATATATTGGCTATTTTAG includes these proteins:
- the uvrA gene encoding excinuclease ABC subunit UvrA gives rise to the protein MSNDLISVHGARAHNLKNVSVDIPKNKFVVVTGLSGSGKSSLAFDTLYAEGQRRYVESLSAYARQFLGQMEKPDVDSIEGLSPAISIDQKTTSKNPRSTVGTVTEINDYYRLLFARVGKPDAPADGTIVKPTIDQMINTVYEKLEEGARMQILAPIIQHKRGSHATTLDRIKQEGFVRVMVDGEMLEVSEDIKLDKNKYHDIAVVVDRIVLKESSRARLFEAFESALRMAEGIVTVDVLKGGDSLTFTDHYVGPLKNYAVGKLEPQLFSFNSPIGACEICDGLGETMEVDVDRIVPDTTKTLAQGAIAPWNPISSNYYPELLRQFAEQNDIPMDVPYEDLNDDQKHQILHGSDKEFHFHYENDFGGVRDVETTFEGIITNINRRFRESTSDVTREQMRAYMDELPCSTCHGYRLNKAALSVKVGTSNIGELVSWPVDEELIFMEALTFSEQDEAIARPIIKEITDRLKFLKNVGLDYLTLSRSARTLSGGESQRIRLATQIGSNLSGVMYVLDEPSIGLHQRDNDRLIGSLKAMRDLGNTLIVVEHDEDTMQAADYIIDVGPGAGAHGGQIMAVGTPQEIEANPDSLTGQYMSGVKLIPVPETRRKGKGEKLVLKGAAENNLKKVNVNFPLGEFVSVTGVSGSGKSTLVNTILKRALKQQLNNNSEKPGKYKSLTGVEHIDKIVDINQSPIGRTPRSNPATYTGVFDDMRELFANTNEAKLRGYAKGRFSFNTKGGRCEACKGDGVLKIEMNFLPDVYVNCEVCHGTRYNSETLEVKYRGKNISDVLDMTAEEAVEFFASIPKIRRKLQTINDVGLGYVKLGQSATTLSGGEAQRMKLAAELQRRSTGKTFYILDEPTTGLHTDDIARLLEVLQRLVDGGNTVLVIEHNLDVIKTSDWIIDMGPEGGAGGGEVLVTGTPEKVAATPESYTGRYLKEIMARDQARSAQ
- a CDS encoding gluconate:H+ symporter — its product is MEFLMLAIAIALLLVLIVKCKLNTFVSLIITAFVLALLLGMDPMTIPGAVLGDQGVGNILGSNSVIFIFGGMIGRLVADAGGSYRIARTLINWFGLKRLQWAVLIASFIIGISMIFGVGMVLLIPIVFAVAIEAKVPLLYLGISMTAALSSAQGFLPPQPAPTAVATALGANIGLMLMLGLVVAIITAIVGGPLFTKLAQKYAPEAFVMKEELPAIGPVEDYDLEKTPSFWLSVLTSIFPLIFMIIATVYKMIYTGGVTPANPTMTDSIIEFMANPAVAMTVSLIFAIFSMGIWQKRDMTQVGASMNEAINAVAGILLIVGGGGALRGVLVTSGFSDTVAQMFQTNGDMSPVMLILFAWVVTALLRVSVGSATVAGMTAAGILTSVVAAQANPLIAVLVALSIGAGSLVASHVNDAGFWIFKEFFDISIKQTFQIWTVLETVISVTGLIVIIGLAMLLV